A stretch of Rhizobium glycinendophyticum DNA encodes these proteins:
- the hemB gene encoding porphobilinogen synthase translates to MTDRTHSVDDVTGHRRMRRLRKADWQRRMVQENRLTVDDLIWPIFVVPGSDIMDPIAAMPGVFRMSIDKAVEAAKEAADLGIPAIATFPNVDMGLRDETGSHILVADNLINQTTAAIKKAVPNVGIITDVALDPFTSHGHDGILREGEIVNDETVDQLVRAAVAQADAGSDIIAPSDMMDGRIGAIRRGLDAAGHQAVGIMSYATKFASCYYGPYREAISTSGLLKGDKKTYYIDPANGTEAIRDAALDVEEGADMLMVKPGLPYLDICWRMKEAFGLPVFAYQVSGEYSQIKAAAANGWIDGERAMLETLLSFKRAGCDGILTYFAVEVARHLARKG, encoded by the coding sequence ATGACGGACAGGACCCATTCCGTGGATGACGTAACCGGCCATCGGCGCATGCGGCGCCTGCGCAAGGCAGACTGGCAGCGACGCATGGTGCAGGAAAACCGGCTGACCGTCGACGACCTGATCTGGCCGATCTTCGTCGTGCCCGGCTCCGACATCATGGACCCGATCGCCGCCATGCCCGGCGTCTTCCGGATGAGTATCGACAAGGCGGTGGAGGCGGCAAAGGAGGCCGCCGATCTCGGCATTCCGGCGATCGCCACGTTCCCAAATGTCGATATGGGCCTGCGCGACGAAACCGGCTCGCACATCCTGGTCGCCGACAACCTGATCAACCAGACGACGGCAGCCATCAAGAAGGCGGTGCCCAATGTCGGCATCATTACCGATGTGGCGCTCGATCCTTTCACAAGCCATGGCCATGATGGGATTTTGCGCGAAGGCGAGATCGTCAATGACGAGACCGTCGATCAGCTGGTGCGCGCAGCCGTCGCCCAAGCCGATGCCGGGTCCGACATCATTGCACCTTCGGACATGATGGACGGCCGCATCGGCGCGATCCGCCGTGGACTCGATGCCGCAGGGCATCAGGCCGTCGGCATCATGTCTTACGCCACCAAGTTCGCCTCCTGCTACTATGGTCCCTATCGCGAGGCGATCTCCACCAGCGGCCTGTTGAAGGGCGACAAGAAGACCTATTACATCGATCCGGCCAATGGCACCGAAGCGATCCGCGATGCGGCGCTCGATGTCGAGGAAGGTGCCGACATGCTGATGGTCAAGCCGGGTCTTCCCTATCTCGACATTTGCTGGCGCATGAAGGAGGCATTCGGCCTGCCGGTCTTCGCCTATCAGGTCTCGGGCGAATACAGCCAGATCAAGGCGGCCGCCGCCAATGGCTGGATCGACGGCGAACGGGCTATGCTCGAAACGCTGCTGTCGTTCAAGCGCGCCGGATGCGACGGAATCCTGACCTATTTCGCCGTGGAGGTGGCCCGTCACCTCGCCCGCAAAGGGTGA
- a CDS encoding DUF6163 family protein: MEADSPTTSLRSLTEFIYILFLRLVALACLWFGLQYWGMLVGYSHGGLGRFDLLSLPWRVAAAGLAVVFPVAALGLWLAGSWGPVMWLIAAGGQVLMFSVWPDIFGSNMLAIVMHVSVAVLYLAFRLALWLESRHKRQTITVDLP; the protein is encoded by the coding sequence ATGGAAGCTGATTCGCCGACCACCTCTCTCCGCAGCCTGACGGAGTTCATCTATATCCTGTTCCTGCGGCTCGTGGCGCTCGCCTGCCTGTGGTTCGGCCTGCAATACTGGGGCATGCTCGTCGGCTACAGCCATGGCGGCCTGGGACGCTTTGATCTTCTCTCCCTGCCGTGGCGCGTTGCAGCGGCTGGGCTTGCCGTCGTCTTCCCGGTGGCCGCCCTCGGCCTCTGGCTCGCCGGCTCCTGGGGGCCGGTCATGTGGCTGATCGCAGCCGGCGGTCAGGTCCTGATGTTTTCCGTCTGGCCCGACATCTTCGGAAGCAATATGCTGGCCATCGTCATGCATGTTTCCGTTGCGGTGCTGTATCTGGCGTTCCGCCTGGCGTTGTGGCTCGAAAGCCGCCACAAGCGGCAGACGATAACGGTTGATTTACCGTGA
- a CDS encoding class I SAM-dependent methyltransferase: protein MSDLEMAFDGESLITPDSIASQVFSSTSPMRDGELAEAKAELALHLRVAEQQFESNTDVGQIMLRLLTGLHNVRNRYSPKIWEQLIPIAQTHAIARHFHEDPFTRWSFEKPRGYSGDAGLLDFIYRHPSKQPMLDAASPMGKAVNAFTSESPACVAVRERRDLLAQYVDDVASSRGGEAEILTIAAGHLREGKMSQGLKNGQIKRWLALDQDPLSVGAVASEYAGTAVEAVDGSVRTVLMRSQTLGTFDFIYAAGLYDYLADEVAIKLSQRCLQMLKPHGTFLFANFADEIPDDGYMETFMNWALLLRSEEDMWRIMRATTEGLDVECSLRYGANKNIVYGIIRKLS, encoded by the coding sequence ATGAGCGATTTAGAGATGGCATTTGACGGCGAGAGCCTGATCACCCCGGACTCTATTGCGTCGCAGGTATTTTCGTCGACGAGCCCCATGCGCGACGGGGAACTCGCCGAAGCCAAAGCCGAGCTGGCGCTTCACCTGCGCGTCGCCGAGCAGCAGTTCGAGAGCAACACGGATGTTGGACAGATCATGCTGCGCCTGTTGACGGGTCTGCATAACGTCCGCAATCGATATTCGCCGAAGATTTGGGAACAACTGATTCCGATTGCCCAGACCCATGCCATTGCCCGTCATTTCCACGAGGATCCGTTCACCCGCTGGTCCTTCGAGAAACCGCGCGGCTATTCCGGGGACGCCGGTCTGCTTGATTTCATCTATCGCCACCCGAGCAAGCAGCCGATGCTTGATGCAGCAAGCCCGATGGGCAAAGCCGTCAACGCCTTCACCAGCGAGTCTCCAGCCTGCGTGGCTGTGCGCGAGCGTCGTGACCTGCTGGCTCAGTATGTCGACGACGTTGCTTCATCTAGGGGAGGTGAGGCCGAAATCCTGACCATCGCCGCTGGCCATCTTCGCGAAGGTAAAATGTCTCAGGGCCTCAAAAACGGCCAGATCAAGCGCTGGCTCGCACTCGACCAGGACCCGTTGAGTGTCGGCGCGGTCGCGAGCGAGTATGCCGGCACAGCCGTTGAAGCGGTGGACGGTTCCGTTCGCACGGTGTTGATGCGCTCGCAGACGCTGGGCACCTTCGACTTCATCTACGCCGCCGGTCTCTATGACTATTTGGCCGATGAAGTCGCCATCAAGCTGTCGCAGCGATGCCTGCAGATGCTGAAGCCGCACGGCACCTTCCTCTTCGCCAACTTCGCCGACGAAATCCCGGATGACGGCTATATGGAAACCTTCATGAACTGGGCATTGCTGCTGCGTTCTGAAGAGGACATGTGGCGGATCATGCGCGCCACGACCGAAGGCCTCGATGTCGAATGCAGCCTCCGCTACGGCGCCAACAAGAACATCGTCTACGGCATCATCCGCAAGCTGTCCTAG
- a CDS encoding arginyltransferase has translation MNTQTSPSPQFYLTAAAPCPYLPDELERKVFTHMVGPRATEMNDLLTQGGFRRSQNIAYRPACEACRACVSVRVLVKEFQASRAFRRVDAANRDLVSTVFPAQPSTEQFSLFRRYLDARHQQGGMSDMSALDYAIMVEDSHVQTRIIEYRLRSPGDGVSAQPRGELVAVALSDLMSDGLSMVYSFYNPEMEKRSLGTMMVLDHIRRAQALGLPHVYLGYWVRGSQKMDYKTRFQPQEHLMNQGWMRFSADMEE, from the coding sequence ATGAATACCCAGACCTCCCCCTCTCCGCAATTCTATCTCACGGCCGCAGCGCCGTGCCCCTATCTGCCGGACGAATTGGAGCGGAAGGTCTTCACCCATATGGTAGGCCCCCGGGCCACCGAAATGAACGATCTCCTCACCCAGGGCGGCTTTCGCCGGTCGCAGAACATCGCTTACCGCCCCGCTTGCGAGGCCTGTCGTGCCTGCGTCTCGGTGCGGGTGTTGGTCAAGGAATTCCAAGCGAGCCGGGCGTTCCGGCGCGTGGACGCGGCGAATCGCGATCTCGTCTCCACGGTTTTCCCGGCTCAGCCTTCTACCGAACAGTTTTCTCTCTTCCGCCGCTATCTCGATGCCAGACACCAGCAGGGCGGCATGTCGGACATGTCTGCGCTCGATTATGCGATCATGGTCGAGGACAGCCATGTGCAGACAAGGATCATCGAATACCGGCTGCGCAGCCCTGGCGACGGTGTTTCGGCGCAGCCGCGCGGCGAACTCGTTGCGGTTGCCCTCTCCGACCTGATGAGCGACGGGCTTTCGATGGTCTATTCGTTCTACAATCCGGAGATGGAAAAGCGCTCGCTCGGCACTATGATGGTGCTTGACCATATCCGCCGCGCCCAGGCGCTGGGCCTGCCGCATGTCTATCTTGGCTATTGGGTGCGGGGATCGCAAAAGATGGACTACAAGACCCGCTTTCAGCCGCAGGAGCACCTGATGAATCAGGGCTGGATGCGATTCTCGGCTGACATGGAAGAATGA
- the ldtR gene encoding transcriptional regulator LdtR produces MNTKLKPQAAPLDPQEEAIRSLYLESLHLVERLHRRLLDVIKDEFDRKGRSDVNAIQALLLFNIGNAELTAGELRSRGYYLGSNVSYNVKKLVDLGFINHQRSRVDRRSVRISLTDAGQEIAETVAKLYERHIGSIQKVGGIGTDEFTQMNKLLQRLDRFWNDQILYRL; encoded by the coding sequence ATGAACACGAAGCTCAAGCCGCAGGCCGCCCCCCTTGATCCGCAGGAAGAAGCGATCCGCTCGCTTTACCTGGAATCCCTGCACCTGGTGGAACGTCTCCACCGCCGCCTTCTCGATGTCATCAAGGACGAATTCGACCGCAAGGGTCGCTCGGACGTCAACGCCATTCAGGCGCTGCTCCTGTTCAACATCGGCAATGCCGAACTGACCGCCGGCGAACTGCGCTCGCGTGGCTACTACCTCGGCTCGAACGTCTCCTACAACGTCAAGAAGCTCGTGGACCTCGGCTTCATCAACCATCAGCGCTCGCGTGTCGACCGTCGCTCGGTCCGCATCAGCCTGACGGATGCCGGCCAGGAAATCGCCGAAACCGTCGCAAAGCTCTACGAGCGCCACATCGGCTCGATCCAGAAGGTCGGCGGCATCGGCACGGACGAGTTCACCCAGATGAACAAGCTCCTGCAGCGCCTCGACCGCTTCTGGAACGACCAGATCCTCTACCGTCTCTAA
- a CDS encoding DUF4062 domain-containing protein, translated as MRIGSGCGLQQPKATPNQKIYYCMQIYILRIFPVDVKYQIFVSSTFIDLQDERRATIEAILNIGHIPVGMEAFQASDDTQWDYIKRRIDESDYYVVIVGERYGSEQDGTSYTQMEYEYAVAQGVPVAGFLLDPLARKSWPSDRVEYEKKDKVENFRALCQQKLVKFWKNPDDLAARVAMALNELMRQKPRTGWVRADIVPSFKVMDELAALSEEKRTLQAKLEQVLSANTLKIPADVRIRIDALKQRLLTEIVDIVEPPDQTVPNLLQTLLELNVVLSKGSENWEVGERLLRSYEFIADGYYAVEAIAAELAAHNLLEVTRFQTRQNTTAKIYTLTSYGKDLVMYAQHLAEQQATEV; from the coding sequence ATGCGCATCGGTTCTGGTTGTGGATTGCAGCAACCAAAAGCTACCCCCAATCAGAAAATATACTATTGTATGCAAATCTATATCTTAAGGATTTTCCCGGTGGACGTGAAATATCAAATCTTTGTAAGTTCAACGTTCATTGATTTGCAAGATGAGCGGCGCGCCACTATCGAGGCAATATTGAACATAGGTCACATTCCGGTCGGGATGGAGGCGTTCCAAGCTAGCGATGATACTCAGTGGGACTACATCAAGCGGCGGATTGACGAGAGTGACTATTACGTAGTGATCGTCGGTGAACGCTATGGCTCCGAACAGGACGGGACGAGCTATACACAGATGGAATATGAATATGCTGTAGCTCAAGGTGTTCCAGTCGCCGGCTTTCTTCTTGACCCTTTGGCACGTAAGTCATGGCCTTCCGACAGAGTTGAGTACGAGAAGAAGGACAAGGTTGAGAACTTCAGGGCCCTTTGCCAACAGAAGCTTGTAAAATTTTGGAAAAATCCCGACGACCTTGCTGCTCGAGTGGCGATGGCATTGAACGAGCTTATGCGCCAAAAACCACGCACGGGGTGGGTTCGTGCCGATATCGTACCAAGCTTCAAGGTCATGGATGAACTGGCGGCGCTTTCAGAAGAAAAGCGTACCTTGCAAGCTAAGCTTGAACAGGTGCTGTCGGCTAACACGCTGAAAATACCTGCTGACGTACGCATCCGCATTGATGCGCTCAAACAACGTCTCTTGACGGAGATCGTTGACATTGTGGAGCCCCCCGATCAAACGGTCCCCAACTTGCTACAAACCCTTCTTGAATTGAATGTTGTCTTGTCGAAAGGCTCCGAGAATTGGGAGGTCGGCGAGCGACTACTGAGGAGTTACGAGTTCATCGCTGATGGTTATTACGCTGTGGAGGCCATCGCTGCAGAACTCGCCGCCCACAACTTGCTTGAAGTAACCCGTTTCCAAACTCGGCAGAATACTACCGCAAAAATCTATACGTTAACAAGCTATGGGAAAGACTTAGTGATGTACGCGCAGCACCTTGCCGAACAACAGGCAACCGAAGTGTGA
- a CDS encoding RDD family protein: MSLDNNSSYAAPEDWRAYSGVLSRRVFAFIVDYLFIGLLWIPAAVIVFFLGILTLGLGWLLYPILFFVVAGLYFGMSLAGPSQATPGMRMMGIAMVRLDGRKLDFVTAIAHLALFWILNSVLTPLVLLAGLFIERSRLVHDLLVGTATVRTY, encoded by the coding sequence ATGAGCCTCGACAACAATTCGTCCTATGCCGCCCCCGAAGACTGGCGCGCCTATAGCGGCGTGCTGTCGCGTCGGGTTTTTGCGTTTATCGTCGACTACCTGTTCATCGGGCTCCTGTGGATACCGGCAGCCGTGATCGTGTTTTTCCTCGGCATACTGACGCTCGGGCTCGGCTGGCTGCTGTATCCGATCCTGTTCTTCGTCGTTGCCGGTCTTTACTTCGGCATGTCGCTCGCGGGTCCTTCTCAGGCAACACCGGGCATGCGAATGATGGGGATCGCCATGGTTAGGCTCGACGGTCGCAAGCTCGACTTCGTCACCGCCATCGCCCATCTGGCCCTGTTCTGGATCCTCAACTCGGTGCTGACGCCGCTGGTGCTGCTGGCCGGTCTGTTCATCGAGCGCTCTCGCCTGGTGCACGACCTGCTGGTCGGGACGGCAACCGTACGCACCTACTGA
- a CDS encoding putative bifunctional diguanylate cyclase/phosphodiesterase: MPLSAGVTAAPSGVDPERGDLPSSSPSPGGSANDLKRLYMRARSEAQVRETRRGLWLAVIVYLLFGIADALLIPDVAVQAITARFIVAILSMTVLEILVAADASSKWFDVTCSVTVVAGYIGWLLPSMETQAVETFRFYMLFGTIFMMSANLFFNLFFRLSVATSAIILLIFFTSLAFVPPLEPHQQLVLVLFYLSCFVFTSYVNWKLNEERYNVFLNAREAAQQHEESEKRGAALERLSNTDYLTGVENRRAVDKRLRDYWSNWQNAGTSFAVMLVDVDFFKKYNDFYGHQAGDRCLVMVASALSDMLKPLNATVGRYGGEEFIVLSRVTGREQVTALAEVIRATVEDLALVHDQRRDGQAVVTVSVGAAYTRAQTGPKLERIINEADRALYSAKANGRNCVRLFDPNDPLSSDDNENIAATLRMAIRNDLVHLVYQPIQNMRTGRVEGVESLMRLKMIDGTPLSPGQFIPVAERTGAILELGLWAIRRACTEVLAPGLVPLASVNVSAIQLKSRGFALAVSTILEETGVSGSQLAFEITEGIDMEGQSDVIRCITDLQALGIRIWLDDFGTGFAGLSWLRLFPFDTVKIDRSFLQDARRPAGRAMLEDIIRLIRNRGLKILIEGLETADHVDLMHELGIELGQGYYLGRPVPIEEVRIKAVPRLATVVSL, from the coding sequence ATGCCCCTTTCGGCAGGCGTCACTGCGGCCCCTTCCGGCGTTGATCCCGAACGTGGCGACCTGCCATCCTCATCGCCGTCTCCGGGCGGATCCGCCAATGATCTCAAGCGCCTTTACATGAGGGCGCGCAGTGAAGCCCAGGTGCGAGAGACGCGTCGTGGCCTTTGGCTCGCCGTCATTGTCTATCTCCTCTTTGGCATAGCCGATGCGCTGCTCATCCCGGATGTGGCAGTCCAGGCCATTACGGCCCGTTTCATCGTTGCCATCCTTTCGATGACGGTTCTTGAGATACTCGTGGCGGCGGACGCCTCTTCGAAGTGGTTCGACGTCACGTGTTCCGTAACCGTGGTGGCCGGTTACATCGGCTGGCTGTTGCCCTCGATGGAAACTCAAGCCGTTGAGACCTTCCGCTTCTATATGCTCTTCGGCACGATCTTCATGATGAGTGCCAACCTTTTCTTCAATCTGTTCTTTCGCCTGTCGGTCGCAACGTCGGCTATCATACTGCTGATCTTCTTCACCAGCCTTGCCTTCGTGCCGCCGCTCGAGCCGCACCAGCAGCTGGTCCTCGTGCTGTTTTACCTGTCTTGCTTCGTCTTCACTTCTTATGTGAACTGGAAGCTGAACGAAGAACGCTACAACGTCTTTCTCAACGCGCGGGAAGCAGCCCAGCAGCATGAGGAATCGGAGAAGCGCGGGGCTGCCCTCGAACGCCTGTCCAACACCGACTATCTGACCGGTGTGGAAAACAGGCGCGCGGTCGACAAGCGGCTCCGCGACTACTGGAGCAACTGGCAAAATGCGGGCACCAGCTTCGCGGTCATGCTCGTCGATGTAGACTTCTTCAAGAAGTACAACGACTTCTATGGCCATCAAGCCGGCGACCGATGCCTTGTGATGGTGGCGTCTGCGCTCAGCGACATGTTGAAGCCGCTTAATGCCACTGTCGGACGCTACGGCGGTGAAGAGTTCATCGTGCTGTCGCGCGTGACGGGTCGCGAACAGGTCACGGCGCTCGCCGAGGTCATTCGTGCCACCGTTGAAGATCTGGCTCTCGTGCACGACCAGCGTCGCGACGGCCAGGCGGTCGTGACGGTCAGCGTCGGCGCTGCCTACACGCGGGCGCAGACCGGACCGAAGCTCGAGCGCATCATCAACGAGGCCGACCGGGCGCTCTATTCGGCCAAGGCCAACGGCCGCAACTGCGTTCGCCTGTTCGACCCGAACGATCCGCTGAGCAGCGATGACAACGAAAACATCGCGGCCACGCTACGCATGGCGATCCGCAACGATCTCGTCCACCTCGTCTACCAGCCGATCCAGAACATGCGGACAGGCCGGGTCGAGGGTGTCGAGTCGCTGATGCGTCTGAAGATGATCGATGGAACGCCGCTTTCGCCCGGCCAGTTCATCCCCGTGGCCGAGCGCACCGGCGCGATCCTCGAACTCGGCCTCTGGGCCATCCGCCGCGCCTGCACCGAAGTGCTGGCACCCGGCCTCGTGCCGCTCGCCAGCGTCAACGTCTCGGCCATCCAGCTGAAGTCGCGCGGCTTTGCGCTCGCGGTCTCGACGATCCTCGAAGAAACCGGCGTCTCCGGTTCGCAGCTCGCCTTCGAGATTACCGAGGGCATCGACATGGAGGGGCAGTCGGATGTCATCCGCTGCATCACCGATCTGCAGGCGCTCGGCATTCGCATCTGGCTCGACGACTTCGGCACCGGCTTTGCCGGCCTCTCATGGCTTCGCCTCTTCCCGTTCGATACGGTTAAGATCGACCGCTCGTTCCTGCAGGATGCCCGCCGCCCAGCCGGTCGCGCCATGCTCGAAGACATCATTCGCCTGATCCGCAACCGCGGCTTGAAGATCCTGATCGAGGGCCTGGAAACAGCAGATCACGTGGACCTGATGCACGAACTCGGCATCGAACTCGGCCAGGGCTACTATCTCGGCCGGCCGGTTCCGATCGAGGAAGTGCGGATCAAAGCCGTGCCGCGGCTCGCCACGGTCGTCAGCCTCTAG
- a CDS encoding L,D-transpeptidase family protein, with protein sequence MSKKTGIVDLSRRSLLRGAAAMSVAAIAGQAAAQTAVDELINAPRRGNWDDQFDAQASRTTAAVVSNTAMLSPTSLMNIQQAIGQYQMIVSNGGWPQVNPSVKLQLGVMDPSVQALRQRLMVAGDLPQEAGMSNSFDSYVDGAVKRFQARHGLPEDGVIGEFTLKALNIPADMRLNQLNVNFQRLQDTLAKPLENRYIVVNIPAAYVEAVESDQVALRNTAIVGRISRPSPLVSSKVSDIILNPYWTAPRSIVEKDIVPLMQKDPTYLTRNAIRLIDGNGNEVAPESVDWFAPKAPNLTFRQDPGKINAMSSTKINFPSPDGVYMHDTPTQGLFNKLMRFESSGCVRIQNVRDVVVWVLKNTPGWNRQQIERVIASRVNTPIKVADEIGVHWVYLTAWSPKQGVVQFRDDIYQLDGDAQLALQTNIGQEQASGSIDDDILPQ encoded by the coding sequence ATGTCGAAGAAAACGGGAATCGTTGATCTTTCACGGCGGTCGTTGCTGCGCGGTGCTGCTGCAATGAGTGTCGCGGCTATCGCCGGTCAGGCCGCTGCACAGACGGCGGTGGATGAATTGATCAATGCTCCGCGCCGCGGCAACTGGGACGATCAGTTCGATGCGCAGGCTTCGCGCACGACCGCGGCGGTTGTTTCCAACACCGCGATGCTCAGCCCCACCAGCCTGATGAACATTCAGCAGGCCATCGGCCAGTATCAGATGATCGTGTCGAATGGCGGCTGGCCGCAGGTCAATCCGTCGGTCAAGCTGCAGCTTGGTGTGATGGACCCGTCGGTCCAGGCCCTGCGCCAGCGCCTGATGGTCGCCGGCGACCTACCGCAGGAAGCCGGTATGTCGAACTCCTTCGACAGCTATGTCGACGGCGCCGTCAAGCGTTTCCAGGCCCGTCACGGTCTGCCGGAAGACGGCGTGATCGGCGAATTCACGCTGAAGGCGCTTAACATTCCGGCCGACATGCGGCTCAACCAGCTGAACGTGAACTTCCAGCGCCTGCAGGACACGCTCGCAAAGCCGCTTGAGAACCGCTACATCGTTGTCAATATTCCGGCGGCCTATGTGGAGGCTGTCGAGAGTGACCAGGTCGCTTTGCGCAACACCGCGATCGTTGGCCGCATCAGCCGCCCGTCGCCGCTGGTCAGCTCCAAGGTGTCGGACATCATCCTCAATCCCTACTGGACCGCGCCGCGCTCGATTGTCGAAAAGGACATCGTGCCGCTCATGCAGAAGGATCCGACCTATCTGACGCGCAACGCCATCCGCCTGATCGACGGCAATGGCAATGAGGTAGCTCCAGAGAGCGTCGACTGGTTCGCGCCCAAGGCCCCGAACCTCACGTTCCGCCAGGATCCGGGCAAGATCAACGCGATGTCGTCGACGAAGATCAACTTCCCGAGCCCCGACGGCGTCTACATGCACGACACACCGACGCAAGGCCTGTTCAACAAGCTGATGCGCTTCGAATCCTCGGGCTGCGTGCGTATCCAGAACGTCCGCGACGTCGTCGTCTGGGTTCTCAAGAACACCCCCGGTTGGAACCGCCAGCAGATCGAGCGTGTCATCGCCAGCCGCGTCAACACCCCCATCAAGGTCGCTGACGAGATCGGCGTGCACTGGGTCTACCTCACCGCCTGGTCGCCCAAGCAGGGCGTTGTGCAGTTCCGCGACGATATCTACCAGTTGGATGGCGATGCTCAGTTGGCGCTGCAGACCAATATCGGTCAGGAGCAGGCAAGCGGCTCCATCGACGACGACATCCTGCCGCAATAA
- a CDS encoding cyclic nucleotide-binding domain-containing protein: MTIAQTDILRGAQAFSEKLLKHTDIRVSDSYLEAFRQHVDPVRYAAGEIIFNKGDDSSFAILIAEGEVEVFAPDTGDTLAVAGDGALVGELGMISGDPRSASAKARSAVRGWVIDRTDYREFLSDRPELATLFFRKIYAQLSASYGKLREQFVALEDADRRYHALAFMFVTIVLMVNAYALVNGLLLGSLRATHHDAMIFWTSRAMELWGGFILWGLTVRCGLTRHDMGIRRTNLGRSILMGLLISLPALAAMIYFRTRLYPQLAGTPLIDPAQLTLSVYTYILIAALQEWICRGVFLTSIAKLMPGRMRPAAAVLISSLVFSTLHLHYSSSLAVVALLTGIVWGTLFLTYRNLAGPVVSHFILGNAATLMGIWAIWQGG; the protein is encoded by the coding sequence ATGACCATTGCGCAAACCGATATCCTGCGGGGAGCCCAGGCGTTTTCCGAGAAGCTTCTCAAGCATACGGATATCCGCGTCAGCGACAGCTATCTCGAAGCCTTCCGTCAGCACGTCGATCCGGTCCGCTATGCGGCGGGCGAGATCATCTTCAACAAAGGCGATGACAGCAGCTTCGCGATCCTGATCGCCGAAGGCGAGGTCGAAGTGTTTGCGCCCGATACCGGCGACACGCTGGCGGTTGCCGGCGACGGGGCACTGGTCGGCGAGCTCGGCATGATCAGCGGCGATCCGCGCAGTGCCTCGGCCAAAGCGCGATCGGCCGTGCGTGGCTGGGTGATCGACCGGACAGACTACCGCGAGTTTCTCAGCGACAGGCCGGAACTCGCCACCCTCTTCTTCCGCAAGATCTACGCCCAACTGTCGGCGAGCTACGGCAAGCTTCGGGAGCAGTTCGTGGCGCTCGAGGATGCCGACCGGCGGTATCATGCGCTGGCCTTCATGTTCGTCACCATCGTCCTGATGGTGAACGCCTATGCGCTGGTCAACGGCCTGCTGCTCGGAAGCCTGCGGGCCACCCACCACGATGCGATGATCTTCTGGACCTCACGCGCCATGGAACTCTGGGGCGGCTTCATCCTGTGGGGGCTAACCGTGCGCTGCGGTCTCACCCGCCATGACATGGGTATCCGGCGGACCAATCTCGGGCGATCGATCCTGATGGGCCTCTTGATCAGCCTTCCCGCACTCGCGGCCATGATCTATTTTCGCACGCGGCTTTATCCGCAACTTGCCGGAACACCTCTCATCGATCCGGCCCAGCTCACGCTCAGCGTCTACACCTATATCCTGATCGCCGCCTTGCAGGAGTGGATCTGCCGGGGCGTGTTCCTGACCTCGATCGCCAAGCTCATGCCGGGGCGGATGAGGCCGGCAGCAGCTGTGCTGATCTCCTCATTGGTTTTCTCGACGCTGCATCTGCACTATTCGTCGTCACTCGCCGTCGTCGCCCTTCTGACGGGTATCGTGTGGGGCACGCTGTTCCTCACCTATCGCAATCTCGCCGGCCCCGTCGTTTCGCATTTCATTTTGGGCAATGCCGCGACGCTGATGGGGATCTGGGCGATCTGGCAAGGCGGCTGA